A single genomic interval of Sphaerodactylus townsendi isolate TG3544 linkage group LG08, MPM_Stown_v2.3, whole genome shotgun sequence harbors:
- the FOXL2 gene encoding forkhead box protein L2: MMATGYQEPPAEDMVALLRPSKEPGLGGEAGAKGELSPASSKAAGAGGGGAGGGSSSSSEKGDPSQKPPYSYVALIAMAIRESAEKRLTLSGIYQYIIGKFPFYEKNKKGWQNSIRHNLSLNECFIKVPREGGGERKGNYWTLDPACEDMFEKGNYRRRRRMKRPFRPSAAAAAAHFQPGKGLFGEHAGYGYLAAPPAKYLQAPFLNAAAASWSLAQAQAQGPPPPPPQPPASYAACQMEGGGGGPAGSGALSPVSPAKGAGLSPGPASASAGAASAYGPYSRLPAAVVNSYNGMGHHHHPHHHHHHPHAHHHHHHHAAQQLGAAAVAAAAAAAAAASAGSPAAQAAPNGAAGLQFACARQPPELAMMHCSYWDHEAKHGALHARIDL, encoded by the coding sequence ATGATGGCCACGGGCTACCAAGAGCCCCCTGCCGAGGACATGGTGGCTCTGCTGCGCCCGTCCAAGGAGCCCGGCCTGGGCGGCGAGGCGGGCGCCAAAGGCGAGCTGAGCCCGGCTTCCAGCAAGGCGGCGGGAGCGGGAGGCGGAGGAGCTGGCGGCggctcgtcgtcgtcgtcggagAAGGGCGACCCGTCGCAGAAGCCGCCCTACTCGTACGTGGCGCTGATCGCCATGGCCATCCGCGAGAGCGCCGAGAAGCGGCTGACGCTGTCGGGCATCTACCAGTACATCATCGGCAAGTTCCCCTTCTACGAGAAGAACAAGAAGGGCTGGCAGAACAGCATCCGCCACAACCTCAGCCTCAACGAGTGCTTCATCAAGGTGCCGCGAGAGGGCGGCGGAGAGCGCAAAGGCAACTACTGGACCCTCGACCCGGCCTGCGAGGACATGTTCGAGAAGGGCAActaccgccgccgccgccgcatgAAGCGCCCCTTCCggccctccgccgccgccgccgccgcgcacTTCCAGCCCGGCAAGGGCCTCTTCGGCGAGCACGCCGGCTACGGCTACCTCGCCGCGCCGCCCGCCAAGTACCTGCAGGCGCCTTTCCTcaacgccgccgccgcctcctggtCGCTGGCCCAGGCCCAGGCCCaaggcccgccgccgccgccgcctcagcCGCCCGCCTCCTACGCGGCCTGTCAGatggagggcggcggcggcggcccggcGGGAAGCGGCGCCCTCAGCCCCGTCAGCCCGGCCAAGGGAGCAGGCCTCTCGCCCGGGCCCGCCTCGGCCTCCGCCGGCGCCGCCTCGGCCTACGGGCCTTACTCGCGCCTGCCCGCCGCCGTGGTGAACTCCTACAACGGCAtgggccaccaccaccacccgcaccaccaccaccaccacccgcacgcccaccaccaccaccaccaccacgccgCCCAGCAGCTCGGCGCCGCCGCCGTGGCAGCCGCTGCAGCCGCCGCAGCAGCCGCCTCGGCAGGCAGCCCCGCGGCCCAGGCGGCGCCCAACGGAGCGGCCGGCCTGCAGTTCGCCTGTGCGCGCCAGCCGCCCGAGCTGGCCATGATGCACTGCTCCTACTGGGACCACGAGGCCAAGCACGGCGCCCTGCACGCCCGCATAGACCTCTGA